Proteins co-encoded in one Flavobacterium fluviale genomic window:
- a CDS encoding DNA/RNA non-specific endonuclease — protein sequence MKSCLALFLMSFALLSCKKENVEIKEGVIENAVVPFVENSTVTDSLYTAAYLPTSTTKQIIKHQYYTLSYNEKFEQAEWVAYELKKEYLKNHDYKRPYFIEDPKVTTGSADWRNYKKSGYDKGHLCPAGDMEFSKDAYNDTFYTSNISPQKKEFNAGIWNRLEQKTRYWAGKYNDIYVVTGGILKDSDKKIGTEKVSVPKYFYKIVLAKSGKEHKVIAFLVPNEESDKSIYDFVVPIETLEKMTGIDFFPNLRNLKSSKSF from the coding sequence ATGAAAAGTTGTCTAGCTTTATTTTTGATGAGTTTTGCGTTACTTTCTTGTAAAAAAGAAAATGTGGAAATCAAAGAAGGTGTAATCGAAAATGCAGTTGTCCCTTTTGTGGAAAATTCCACTGTTACAGATTCTTTGTATACTGCAGCTTATCTTCCAACCTCGACAACAAAGCAAATTATAAAGCATCAATATTATACACTTTCGTATAATGAAAAGTTCGAGCAGGCCGAATGGGTTGCTTATGAATTGAAGAAAGAATATTTGAAAAACCACGATTATAAAAGACCTTACTTTATTGAAGATCCAAAAGTAACCACAGGTTCTGCAGACTGGAGGAATTATAAAAAATCTGGTTATGACAAGGGGCATCTTTGCCCGGCAGGAGATATGGAATTTAGTAAAGACGCGTATAACGACACTTTTTATACTTCGAATATTTCTCCTCAAAAAAAAGAATTTAATGCTGGGATTTGGAATAGGCTAGAGCAAAAAACACGTTATTGGGCAGGAAAATACAATGATATTTATGTAGTAACGGGAGGTATTCTAAAAGATTCGGACAAAAAAATAGGAACAGAAAAAGTTTCTGTTCCTAAATATTTTTATAAAATTGTTTTAGCCAAATCAGGAAAAGAGCATAAAGTGATTGCTTTTCTAGTTCCCAATGAAGAAAGTGATAAATCTATTTATGATTTTGTTGTGCCAATTGAGACATTAGAAAAAATGACAGGAATTGATTTCTTTCCGAATTTGAGAAACTTAAAAAGCAGTAAGAGCTTTTAA
- the rpe gene encoding ribulose-phosphate 3-epimerase, translating into MKNTFIAPSVLAADFANLQRDIEMINNSQADWFHIDIMDGVFVPNISFGMPVLEAISKHAKKYIDVHLMIIDPDRYIKTFADLGANGLTVHYEACTHLHRTLQAIKAEGMKAGVAMNPHTNIDLLEDVINDIDVVCIMSVNPGFGGQSFIENTYDKVKKLKALITRKNASTLIEIDGGVTNKNAKQLVEAGADVLVAGSFVFKAENQIETIADLKALTAF; encoded by the coding sequence ATGAAAAATACATTTATTGCTCCTTCGGTTCTTGCAGCAGATTTTGCTAATTTACAGCGCGATATTGAAATGATAAACAACAGTCAGGCTGATTGGTTTCATATTGATATTATGGATGGAGTTTTTGTTCCAAATATTTCTTTCGGAATGCCGGTTTTAGAAGCTATTTCAAAACATGCAAAAAAATATATTGATGTTCATTTAATGATTATCGATCCCGATCGTTATATCAAAACTTTTGCAGATTTAGGTGCAAATGGATTAACTGTACATTACGAAGCATGCACACACTTGCACAGAACGCTTCAAGCTATTAAAGCAGAAGGAATGAAAGCAGGAGTGGCCATGAACCCTCACACTAACATTGATCTCTTAGAAGACGTTATTAACGATATTGACGTAGTTTGTATTATGAGTGTGAATCCTGGTTTTGGAGGACAATCATTTATTGAAAACACTTACGATAAAGTAAAAAAGCTAAAAGCATTAATTACACGTAAAAACGCTTCAACTCTTATTGAGATTGACGGCGGTGTTACGAACAAAAATGCAAAACAATTAGTAGAAGCTGGTGCAGATGTATTGGTTGCTGGAAGTTTTGTTTTTAAAGCCGAAAATCAAATTGAGACTATCGCAGATTTAAAAGCTCTTACTGCTTTTTAA